In one window of Thermus neutrinimicus DNA:
- the glpX gene encoding class II fructose-bisphosphatase, translating to MPTRNLGLDLMRATEAAALASARYVGRGDKEGGDQAAVEAMRLLLNSLDFRGRVVIGEGEKDKAPMLYNGEVLGQGEGPYWDLAVDPVEGTRLLALGRPGAISVIAAAPEGTLFNPGPAFYAAKLVVGPEAKEAIDLKASVADNLKEIARALRKEVRELTVFVLDKPRHQRLIEEIRLAGARISLQTDGDVGGALAAVLPDTGIDVLMGTGGTPEGVIAAVAVRALGGGMQMRLDPQSEEERWNVVHAGYDLDRVYTLDELCSAEDTHFAATGITDGPFLRGVRYGESRAWTESLVIRGATRTLRKVEAWHQLEKLRGISPVAY from the coding sequence ATGCCCACACGCAACCTAGGCCTAGACCTCATGCGGGCCACGGAGGCTGCCGCCTTGGCCTCCGCCCGCTATGTGGGCCGGGGGGATAAGGAAGGGGGTGACCAGGCAGCGGTGGAGGCCATGCGCCTCCTTCTCAACAGCCTGGACTTCCGGGGCCGGGTGGTGATCGGGGAGGGGGAGAAGGATAAGGCCCCCATGCTCTATAACGGCGAGGTCTTGGGCCAAGGGGAAGGTCCCTACTGGGACCTGGCGGTGGACCCGGTGGAGGGCACGAGGCTCCTCGCCCTGGGCCGCCCTGGGGCCATCAGCGTGATCGCCGCAGCCCCAGAGGGCACCCTCTTCAACCCGGGCCCAGCCTTCTACGCGGCCAAGCTGGTGGTGGGGCCTGAGGCCAAGGAGGCCATAGACCTGAAGGCCTCCGTGGCCGACAACCTGAAGGAGATCGCCCGTGCCCTTAGGAAGGAGGTGCGGGAGCTCACGGTCTTTGTCCTGGACAAGCCTAGGCACCAGCGCCTCATCGAGGAAATCCGCCTGGCGGGGGCCCGTATCAGCCTACAGACCGACGGGGATGTGGGTGGGGCCTTGGCTGCGGTCCTGCCCGACACGGGCATTGATGTCCTCATGGGGACCGGAGGCACCCCAGAGGGGGTGATCGCCGCGGTGGCCGTGCGGGCCTTGGGGGGTGGGATGCAGATGCGCCTGGACCCACAAAGCGAGGAGGAGCGCTGGAATGTGGTGCATGCCGGCTATGACCTGGATCGGGTGTATACCCTGGACGAACTCTGTTCGGCCGAGGACACCCACTTCGCCGCCACCGGCATCACCGATGGGCCTTTCTTGAGGGGGGTTCGCTATGGGGAAAGCCGGGCTTGGACCGAGAGCCTGGTGATCCGCGGAGCCACCCGCACCCTGAGGAAGGTGGAGGCTTGGCACCAACTTGAAAAGCTTCGGGGTATCAGCCCCGTGGCCTATTAG
- a CDS encoding form I ribulose bisphosphate carboxylase large subunit, whose translation MAAGYAGKGKYSKAGVLEYKEMGYWDPDYEPKDTDTIALFRVTPQPGVEPEEAAAAVAGESSTATWTVVWTDRLTYLDRYRAKAFRVEPVPGNPEQYFAWIAYDLALFEEGSIANMTSSIIGNVFGFKALKALRLEDLRIPVAYLKTFKGAPHGIPVERDMLNKYGRPLLGATVKPKLGLSGRNYGRVVYEALAGGLDFTKDDENINSQPFMRWRDRFLYAQEAVMKAEQVTGERKGHYMNVTAATMEDVYERLEFAKEIGSIIVMVDLTMGYTALQSVSNWCHRNGMILHLHRASHATFTRQKNHGINFRVLAKWMRMLGVDHIHAGTAVGKLEGDPNLVRGYYDILREQYVKADPVKGIYFDQDWAYLPAVMPVASGGIHAGQMHLLLSLFGDDVVLQFGGGTIGHPMGIQAGATANRVALEAMVKARNEGRDILAEGPEILKKAAQHSPALAAALDTWGSVTFDFASTDTPDVLPTPTS comes from the coding sequence ATGGCAGCAGGATATGCAGGAAAAGGCAAGTACAGCAAGGCAGGGGTCCTGGAGTACAAGGAGATGGGCTACTGGGACCCTGACTACGAGCCCAAGGACACGGATACCATCGCCCTCTTTCGCGTGACGCCCCAGCCCGGGGTGGAGCCTGAGGAGGCGGCGGCCGCGGTGGCCGGGGAGTCCTCCACCGCCACCTGGACGGTGGTCTGGACGGACCGCCTCACCTATCTGGACCGGTACCGGGCCAAGGCCTTCCGGGTGGAGCCGGTGCCGGGGAACCCCGAGCAGTACTTCGCCTGGATCGCCTACGACCTGGCGCTTTTTGAGGAGGGATCCATTGCCAACATGACCTCCTCCATCATCGGGAACGTCTTCGGTTTCAAGGCCCTTAAGGCCCTCCGCCTCGAGGACCTCCGCATCCCCGTGGCCTACCTCAAGACCTTCAAGGGGGCTCCCCACGGGATCCCTGTGGAGCGGGACATGCTGAACAAGTATGGCCGCCCGCTCCTCGGGGCCACGGTGAAACCCAAGTTGGGCCTCTCGGGGAGGAACTACGGCCGGGTGGTCTACGAGGCCCTGGCAGGGGGTCTGGACTTCACCAAGGACGATGAGAACATCAACTCCCAGCCCTTCATGCGTTGGCGGGACCGCTTCCTGTACGCCCAGGAGGCGGTGATGAAGGCGGAGCAGGTCACGGGGGAGCGCAAGGGCCACTACATGAACGTGACCGCCGCCACCATGGAAGACGTCTACGAAAGGCTGGAGTTCGCCAAGGAGATCGGCTCCATCATCGTCATGGTAGACCTCACCATGGGCTACACCGCTTTGCAGTCTGTTTCCAACTGGTGCCACAGAAACGGCATGATCCTCCACCTCCACCGGGCCAGCCACGCCACCTTCACCCGCCAGAAGAACCACGGCATCAACTTCCGGGTCTTGGCCAAGTGGATGCGGATGCTGGGGGTGGACCATATCCATGCCGGCACCGCCGTGGGCAAGCTGGAGGGGGACCCCAACCTGGTGCGGGGCTACTACGACATCCTCAGGGAGCAGTACGTTAAGGCGGACCCTGTGAAGGGCATCTACTTTGACCAGGACTGGGCCTACCTGCCTGCGGTCATGCCCGTGGCCTCCGGTGGGATCCACGCCGGCCAGATGCACCTTCTCCTCTCCCTTTTCGGGGACGATGTGGTGCTCCAGTTTGGTGGCGGCACCATCGGCCACCCCATGGGCATCCAGGCGGGGGCTACCGCCAACCGGGTGGCCCTGGAGGCCATGGTGAAGGCCCGTAACGAGGGGCGGGACATCTTGGCGGAAGGCCCCGAGATCCTCAAGAAGGCGGCCCAGCATTCCCCGGCCCTGGCGGCGGCTTTGGATACCTGGGGTAGCGTCACCTTTGACTTCGCCTCCACCGACACCCCGGATGTGCTTCCCACGCCCACCAGCTAA
- a CDS encoding ribulose bisphosphate carboxylase small subunit, with product MRITQGTFSYLPDLTDEEIRAQIEYIIKNGWAVSIEYTDDPSPYNVYWNMWGLPMFDLEDAAAAMYEFQKCREAFPNHYIKINGYDPSPMWQAQRVSFIAHRPKKEPGFRLHRQLWSDGRRLKYTLEAYATMRPEGERYQE from the coding sequence ATGCGGATTACCCAAGGTACCTTTTCCTATCTGCCGGACCTGACGGATGAGGAGATCCGGGCCCAGATTGAGTACATCATCAAGAACGGCTGGGCGGTTTCCATTGAGTACACCGATGACCCCAGCCCTTACAACGTCTACTGGAACATGTGGGGCCTGCCCATGTTTGACCTGGAGGATGCCGCGGCGGCCATGTACGAGTTCCAGAAATGCCGCGAGGCCTTCCCCAACCACTACATCAAGATCAACGGCTACGACCCCTCCCCCATGTGGCAGGCGCAAAGGGTTTCCTTCATCGCTCATCGGCCCAAGAAGGAGCCCGGCTTCCGCCTGCACCGGCAGCTTTGGAGCGATGGCCGCAGGCTCAAGTACACCCTCGAGGCCTACGCCACCATGAGGCCAGAGGGCGAGCGCTACCAGGAGTAA
- the cbbX gene encoding CbbX protein, which translates to MQETQGQNLAVVKNPEIEAVLETLDRELVGLRPVKQRIREIAAYLSVDKLRRELGLTADRPTLHMAFVGPPGTGKTTVAMRMATILHKLGYIRRDHLVVASRDDLVGQYIGHTAPKTKEVLKRAMGGVLFIDEAYSLYRAENERDYGQETIEILLQVMENQREDLVVILAGYKDRMEEFFALNPGMRSRIAHHIEFPPYSAEELFQIGKLMLEKQGYRFTEEAEKAFMEYLERRMRLPNFAYARSVRNALDRFKLRQAYRLYQKAGPVTPEELMTITADDIYASSVFREEKEEEDAP; encoded by the coding sequence ATGCAGGAAACCCAAGGCCAAAACCTGGCGGTGGTCAAAAACCCCGAGATCGAAGCGGTTCTGGAAACCCTGGATCGGGAGCTGGTGGGCCTTCGGCCTGTCAAGCAGCGGATCCGGGAGATCGCCGCCTATCTCTCCGTGGACAAGCTCCGCCGGGAGCTGGGGCTTACCGCCGACCGCCCCACCCTGCACATGGCCTTCGTGGGTCCTCCGGGCACGGGGAAGACCACCGTAGCCATGCGCATGGCCACCATCCTGCACAAGCTGGGCTACATCCGCCGCGACCACCTGGTGGTGGCCAGCCGCGACGACCTGGTGGGCCAGTACATCGGCCACACTGCCCCCAAGACCAAGGAGGTCCTGAAGCGGGCCATGGGGGGGGTGCTCTTCATTGACGAGGCCTACAGCCTCTACCGGGCGGAAAATGAGCGGGACTACGGCCAGGAAACCATAGAGATCCTCCTCCAGGTCATGGAGAACCAGCGGGAGGACCTGGTGGTGATCCTGGCGGGCTACAAGGACCGCATGGAGGAGTTCTTTGCCCTGAACCCGGGGATGCGCTCCCGCATCGCCCACCACATTGAGTTTCCCCCCTATAGCGCCGAGGAGCTCTTCCAGATCGGCAAGCTCATGCTGGAGAAGCAGGGCTACCGCTTCACCGAGGAGGCGGAAAAGGCCTTCATGGAGTACCTGGAACGCCGCATGCGCCTTCCCAACTTCGCCTACGCCCGGAGCGTGCGCAACGCCCTGGACCGCTTCAAGCTCAGGCAGGCCTACCGCCTATACCAGAAGGCGGGGCCGGTGACCCCAGAGGAGCTCATGACCATCACCGCGGACGACATTTACGCCAGCTCGGTTTTTAGGGAGGAGAAGGAGGAGGAAGATGCCCCATAG
- a CDS encoding phosphoribulokinase, giving the protein MPHRPFMLGIAGDSGAGKTTISAGIARLLGEERTTNICVDDYHKYDRKQRKELGITPLNPECNYMDIMEQHVRLLAEGEPILKPVYNHSTGTFDPPVYIPAPRAVEEEGRLVPRVVILEGLLTLFSPALRSRYHLTVYLDPEEELRREWKVKRDVAKRGYTPEEVIADIERRMPDSRAFIWPQKEHADIVVRFYRPPGYNPENPSTLNVRIALKHTLPRLDLSEVLHSAYEDEALIRLETRKEADILDITGNVTPEQALAFERIIWDHLGHHAEHFDPSLVGTFLDKTGQSYPLALTQLIIAYYLVKMRELAIERGHLRVA; this is encoded by the coding sequence ATGCCCCATAGGCCTTTCATGTTAGGGATTGCCGGAGACTCGGGGGCGGGAAAGACCACCATCTCCGCAGGGATCGCCCGGCTTCTGGGTGAGGAGCGCACCACCAACATCTGCGTGGACGACTACCACAAGTATGATCGCAAGCAGCGCAAGGAGCTGGGCATCACCCCCTTGAACCCCGAGTGCAACTACATGGACATCATGGAGCAGCATGTAAGGCTTCTCGCCGAAGGAGAGCCCATCCTGAAGCCCGTGTACAACCACTCCACGGGTACGTTTGATCCGCCGGTCTACATCCCTGCCCCCCGGGCGGTGGAGGAGGAGGGGCGGCTTGTGCCCCGGGTGGTGATCCTCGAGGGGCTCCTTACCCTGTTTTCCCCGGCCTTGAGGAGCCGCTACCACCTCACCGTCTACTTGGACCCCGAGGAGGAGCTAAGGCGGGAATGGAAGGTAAAGCGGGATGTGGCCAAGCGGGGGTATACCCCGGAGGAGGTTATCGCCGACATCGAAAGGCGCATGCCCGACTCTCGGGCCTTCATCTGGCCCCAGAAGGAGCACGCGGACATCGTGGTGCGCTTTTACCGCCCCCCAGGCTACAACCCGGAAAACCCCAGCACCCTGAACGTAAGGATCGCCCTCAAGCACACCCTCCCTCGCCTGGACCTTTCCGAGGTCCTCCACTCCGCCTACGAGGACGAGGCCCTGATCCGCCTGGAAACCCGCAAGGAGGCGGACATCCTGGACATTACCGGCAACGTGACCCCCGAGCAGGCTTTGGCCTTTGAGCGCATAATCTGGGACCACCTAGGCCATCATGCGGAGCACTTCGACCCCAGCCTGGTGGGTACCTTCCTGGACAAGACTGGCCAGAGCTACCCCCTGGCCCTGACCCAGCTCATCATCGCCTACTATCTGGTTAAGATGCGGGAGCTGGCCATCGAGCGGGGACACCTGCGGGTGGCCTAG
- the rpe gene encoding ribulose-phosphate 3-epimerase, with the protein MLKFAPSILTADLARLKDQIEEAEAAGVDWIHLDVMDGVFVPNLTFGPLLVEAVRRVTSLPLDVHLMIVQPERYLEDFARAGADVITVHFEATLHAHRAVQKVKELGKKAGLALNPATPLEAFEPLLPELDLALLMSVNPGFGGQRYIPTSTGRLRRLREMRDRLNPSCLIEVDGGVNRDTVAEVYRAGADVAVAGSALFNKRPVADNLKELKEVLYALGDR; encoded by the coding sequence ATGCTCAAGTTTGCACCCTCCATCCTCACGGCGGACCTGGCGAGGCTGAAGGACCAGATCGAGGAGGCCGAGGCGGCGGGGGTGGACTGGATCCACCTGGACGTGATGGACGGGGTCTTCGTCCCTAACCTCACCTTCGGCCCCCTTCTGGTGGAGGCGGTGCGGCGGGTAACCTCCTTGCCCCTGGACGTGCACCTGATGATCGTGCAGCCGGAAAGGTACCTGGAGGACTTTGCCCGAGCGGGGGCTGACGTGATCACCGTGCACTTCGAGGCCACCCTGCACGCCCACCGGGCGGTGCAGAAGGTGAAGGAGCTGGGGAAGAAGGCGGGGCTTGCCCTTAACCCCGCCACTCCCCTCGAGGCCTTCGAACCCCTCTTGCCCGAGCTGGATCTGGCCCTGCTCATGAGCGTGAACCCGGGGTTTGGAGGGCAGCGGTACATCCCCACCTCCACGGGAAGGCTTCGCCGCCTCAGGGAGATGCGGGATAGGCTAAATCCCTCCTGCCTCATCGAGGTGGATGGGGGTGTGAACCGGGATACCGTGGCCGAGGTGTACCGGGCAGGTGCGGACGTGGCCGTGGCGGGAAGCGCCCTTTTCAACAAACGGCCCGTGGCTGATAACCTGAAGGAGTTAAAGGAGGTGCTCTATGCCCTTGGTGATCGGTAA
- the fba gene encoding class II fructose-1,6-bisphosphate aldolase, translating into MPLVIGKEVLDKARREGYAVPSFNTNNLEITQAILEVADELRAPVFIQVSDGARKYAGMENLANLVRDMASRTKVPVVLHLDHGADFKMVMQALRAGFTSVMIDASHHPFEENVAETKKVVEAAHAVGVSVEAELGRLQGIEDNIQVSEAEAFLTDPEEAERFVAETGIDYLAIAIGTSHGAYKGKGRPYIDHKRLEEISKRVHIPLVLHGASGVPTWLKEKLLATGAELKEATGIHDEDIRKAIPNGIAKINIDTDLRLAMTLGIREVVVGNPKEFDPRKIIGKGRDYLKQVIREKFELMGTVGRA; encoded by the coding sequence ATGCCCTTGGTGATCGGTAAGGAAGTCTTGGATAAGGCGCGGCGGGAAGGCTATGCGGTTCCCAGCTTCAACACCAACAACCTGGAGATCACCCAGGCCATCCTCGAGGTGGCCGATGAACTAAGGGCCCCGGTCTTCATCCAGGTTTCCGACGGGGCCCGGAAGTATGCGGGGATGGAGAACCTGGCCAACCTGGTGAGGGATATGGCCAGCCGCACCAAGGTGCCCGTGGTCCTGCACCTGGACCACGGGGCCGACTTCAAGATGGTGATGCAGGCCCTGAGGGCGGGTTTCACCAGCGTGATGATCGACGCCAGCCACCACCCCTTTGAGGAGAACGTGGCCGAGACCAAGAAGGTGGTGGAGGCAGCCCATGCGGTGGGGGTGAGCGTGGAGGCGGAGCTGGGCCGGCTCCAGGGCATCGAGGACAACATCCAGGTCTCTGAGGCGGAGGCCTTCCTCACCGACCCCGAGGAGGCGGAACGCTTCGTGGCGGAGACGGGGATCGACTACCTGGCCATCGCCATCGGCACCAGCCACGGGGCCTACAAGGGGAAGGGCCGGCCCTACATCGACCACAAGCGCCTGGAGGAGATCAGCAAGCGGGTGCATATCCCCCTGGTGCTCCACGGGGCCAGCGGGGTGCCCACCTGGCTTAAGGAGAAGCTCTTGGCCACGGGGGCTGAGCTCAAGGAGGCCACGGGCATCCACGACGAGGACATCCGCAAGGCTATCCCCAACGGTATCGCCAAGATCAACATCGACACCGACCTGCGCCTGGCCATGACCCTGGGGATTCGTGAGGTGGTGGTGGGAAACCCCAAGGAGTTTGACCCCCGGAAGATCATCGGCAAAGGCCGGGATTACCTGAAACAGGTCATTCGGGAGAAGTTTGAGCTGATGGGCACCGTGGGCCGGGCGTAA
- a CDS encoding cupin domain-containing protein, with translation MEIKDLKSLVQYNPEKVAKIPVFSSDKMFFDLYALLPGQAQKVHAHEGSDKVYYVLEGEVVVHVGGEEALLAPGMAAIARAGEAHGVRNESANPALLLVVMAPRP, from the coding sequence ATGGAGATCAAGGACCTGAAAAGTTTGGTGCAGTACAACCCAGAGAAGGTGGCGAAGATCCCCGTCTTTTCCTCGGACAAGATGTTTTTTGACCTGTATGCCCTTCTTCCGGGCCAGGCCCAGAAGGTGCACGCCCACGAGGGCTCCGATAAGGTGTACTACGTGTTGGAAGGGGAGGTGGTGGTGCACGTGGGAGGCGAGGAGGCCCTTTTGGCCCCGGGGATGGCGGCCATCGCCCGTGCGGGAGAAGCCCACGGGGTGCGGAACGAGTCGGCTAACCCGGCCCTCCTCCTGGTGGTGATGGCCCCAAGGCCCTAG